Proteins from a single region of Streptomyces spectabilis:
- a CDS encoding FadR/GntR family transcriptional regulator, with protein sequence MTAQAPGLHARVLDSLGPSITGGEYPPGSVLRTDELAQRFEVSRSVMREAVRVLESMHLVASRRRVGVTVLPAEEWNVYDPQVIRWRLAGADRPRQLRSLTVLRSAVEPVAAGLAARHATAEQCATLTEYALGMVATSRGQQLEAYLVHDIAFHRTVLNASGNEMFARLGDVVAEILTGRTQHDVMFEDPDPAAVTLHVRLAEAVREGDAVRAEALTREIAEGALQELDILAP encoded by the coding sequence ATGACCGCACAGGCCCCGGGGCTGCACGCCCGCGTACTGGACAGCCTCGGGCCCAGCATCACCGGGGGCGAGTACCCGCCCGGCAGTGTCCTGCGCACGGACGAACTGGCACAGCGCTTCGAGGTGTCCCGCTCCGTGATGCGCGAGGCGGTGCGGGTCCTGGAGTCCATGCACCTGGTCGCCTCCCGGCGCCGGGTCGGCGTGACCGTCCTGCCCGCCGAGGAGTGGAACGTCTACGACCCGCAGGTCATCCGCTGGCGCCTGGCCGGCGCCGACCGCCCGCGCCAGCTGCGCTCCCTGACCGTCCTGCGCTCGGCCGTCGAGCCGGTCGCCGCGGGCCTCGCCGCGCGCCACGCCACGGCCGAGCAGTGCGCGACCCTGACCGAGTACGCGCTCGGCATGGTCGCCACCTCGCGCGGCCAGCAGCTGGAGGCGTACCTGGTGCACGACATCGCCTTCCACCGCACCGTCCTGAACGCCTCGGGCAACGAGATGTTCGCCCGCCTCGGCGACGTCGTCGCCGAGATCCTGACCGGCCGTACGCAGCACGACGTGATGTTCGAGGACCCCGACCCGGCGGCCGTGACGCTGCACGTACGCCTCGCCGAGGCGGTGCGGGAGGGCGACGCGGTCCGGGCCGAGGCCCTGACCCGCGAAATCGCCGAGGGCGCCCTCCAGGAACTGGACATCCTGGCGCCCTGA
- a CDS encoding gluconokinase, with amino-acid sequence MSTPHVVVVMGVAGTGKTTVGPLLAARLGVPYAEGDDFHPRANIAKMSSGTPLTDDDRWPWLDAIGAWAHGRAGHGGVVSCSALKRGYRDRLRSAAPGLVFVHLTGDRALIEDRMSHREGHFMPTALLDSQFATLQPLGADEAGVAVDVAGTPEDIADRAAKALAAR; translated from the coding sequence ATGAGCACCCCCCACGTCGTCGTAGTGATGGGCGTCGCAGGAACGGGCAAGACCACGGTCGGCCCCCTGCTCGCCGCCCGGCTCGGCGTTCCCTACGCCGAGGGCGACGACTTCCACCCGCGGGCGAACATCGCCAAGATGTCGTCCGGGACCCCCCTGACCGACGACGACCGATGGCCCTGGCTCGACGCGATCGGCGCCTGGGCGCACGGCCGTGCCGGGCACGGCGGCGTCGTCAGCTGCTCCGCCCTCAAGCGCGGCTACCGCGACCGGCTGCGGTCCGCCGCGCCCGGCCTCGTCTTCGTCCATCTGACCGGCGACCGGGCCCTCATCGAGGACCGGATGAGCCACCGCGAGGGCCACTTCATGCCGACCGCGCTCCTCGACTCCCAGTTCGCGACCCTTCAGCCGCTCGGCGCGGACGAGGCGGGCGTGGCCGTGGACGTCGCGGGCACGCCGGAGGACATCGCGGACCGGGCGGCGAAGGCCCTGGCCGCCCGGTAG